ATCAACCGGAAGAAGACCCAGAGGCTCTACCGTGAGGAAGGGTTGGCGGTCAGACGACGACGCAGTCGCAGGCGTGCTGTGGGCACGAGAGCACCTGCTCCGGTGCTGGCGCTGCCGAACCAGCGCTGGAGCCTGGACTTTGTTCACGACCAGATGGCTTCGGGAAGACGATTCCGGGTGCTCAACGTGGTCGATGATGTGACGAGGGAGTGCCTGGCAGCGGTGCCGGATACGTCGATCTCCGGGCGCCGTGTCGTGCGCGAACTGACTGAGCTGATCGCGCAGCGTGGCAAGCCCGGCATGATCGTCAGCGACAATGGCACCGAGCTCACCAGCAATGCGGTGCTGGCATGGTGTGGGGAGATCGGTGTGGAGTGGCATTACATCGCACCGGGAAGGCCAATGCAAAACGCTTACGTCGAGAGCTTTAATGGCCGCATGCGGGACGAACTGCTCAATGAGACTTTGTTCCTCAGCATGGCTCACGCCCGCGTCGAGATCGCTGCCTGGGTGGAGGACTACAACCGGGAGAGGCCGCATTCTTCCCTCGACTACGACACCCCGGCGGCGTTCGCCGCCAAACTGGATAAGCAATGGCCAGCTTCGCTACGCCCTACGGGCTCCGCTACGCAGCCCATTGCTTCAACCGCGCTCATGCGCAACAACGCGGTCCGGCTCTAATCCCAGCTGGGGGAAAGCTGGGGGTCACGTCAAATCATCCCGACCGTTAAGCTGCTTTGCTTGGCACCCACAGCATAAGAGCAAAGCAAGACAAGCGCCAATTGCCCGCATGAACTGGCTCCCTCACATATTCGGATAGTTCGGCCCGCCGCCGCCTTCGGGCGTGGTCCAGACGATGTTCTGCTTCGGGTCCTTGATGTCGCAGGTCTTGCAGTGGACGCAGTTCTGCGCGTTGATCACGAACTTCGGCTCGCCCTCTTCCACGCCGGTGAATTCATAAACGCCCGCCGGGCAGTACCGCTGCGAGGGGCCGCCATAGACCGGCAGGTTGACCTCGACCGGAATCGACGGGTCTTTCAGCTTCAGGTGGCA
The sequence above is a segment of the Croceicoccus naphthovorans genome. Coding sequences within it:
- a CDS encoding IS3 family transposase (programmed frameshift), producing MKRTRFSEEQIIGVLKEAEAGAKTADLARRHGVSEATIYNWKSKYGGLEVSDARRLKELESENAKLKRLLADAMLDQAALKDLLGKKVLTPAAKREAVAHLQACHGMSERRACRVIDADRKSVRYRSTRDDDADLREKLRELANQRRRFGYRRLHILLRREGIMINRKKTQRLYREEGLAVRRRRSRRRAVGTRAPAPVLALPNQRWSLDFVHDQMASGRRFRVLNVVDDVTRECLAAVPDTSISGRRVVRELTELIAQRGKPGMIVSDNGTELTSNAVLAWCGEIGVEWHYIAPGRPMQNAYVESFNGRMRDELLNETLFLSMAHARVEIAAWVEDYNRERPHSSLDYDTPAAFAAKLDKQWPASLRPTGSATQPIASTALMRNNAVRL